In Vigna unguiculata cultivar IT97K-499-35 chromosome 3, ASM411807v1, whole genome shotgun sequence, a single genomic region encodes these proteins:
- the LOC114178005 gene encoding disease resistance protein RFL1-like yields the protein MSGLEVVGPLVGEMGSIGVGEMHTTITSKIAFSKNLDDNYNILVKDTEMLHAIKKDKEMKAQRNSHKDTTNAYKLWTNRVSETTEEVQKLKLKYEEKTLPWWRIQKRSHLSEEMEKKSNCIRQLMNDECLKDFLVDKPPEPVLKELNVPQISGYPTLQGALNSILVLLKNSKIKIIGVCGTKGVGKTTIMRNLNNNEEVAKLFEIVIFVKVTSNDSNLQEKIAHRLMLEKGTNKEDSDYVARRIHRELENKKYLLILDEVEDAINLELLGIPSDNNNGSKVVIVTRFPLVYKLNRVQRVIKVAELSPDEAWKMFRDTVHAFNPKIDSPDIQPTAKLVCKRCSRLPLLIYNIANSFKLKESASSWWAGLEDLKPWPELQSQGLEELYSCLKFCYDELNDKRKQKCFLYTSLYPAESKVYSDYLVECWAAQGLLGDINDKRSYQSARNCGVDILEHLANVSLLEKGEAMIYVNMNHCMRQLALHISSKDPECSFYLQDGEESENLSNSRAWQQARWVSMRQVHDLRRSQDCSTILTLLLRKNPELTALPESFFENMNNLLLLDLYSSMITQLPSSLAKLTCLRGLFLNRCELLESLSSEIGLLQFLEVLDIRDTKVTFIPLQIGLLTKLRCLRIPFTASEDNGVQNVHAISKLHRLEELTIQVISYEEWCNHAENVLQHVASLENVTHLRCCFPSSIILGEFLSRSKSWHKKQSSFIFTVGCQNSRRPQILESFEYKITNYVRYYNGGQKDDPAIIEVLPKTDAFELVCHKDIKKLSNFAGIACLERIRGLLIKRCNQVLTIVSGETSNNAMNGIQVETTVILPNLEQLYLENLLNLKCAFRGPLHSGTFSRLQTLSLKNCPRLSQIFSNGAIQHFSELQKLKLEDCSKIEELIGEDIERERDVLPKLEILLLVNLPNLKSICATHTLAWSSLELLRIHNCPKFKTLPLDSANAVNLKSIKGPQEWWANLDWTNNEEVHQRLQPMFVASNEYFS from the coding sequence ATGTCTGGGCTTGAAGTTGTTGGCCCTCTTGTTGGAGAGATGGGATCGATTGGGGTTGGAGAAATGCATACTACAATTACATCTAAAATTGCATTTTCCAAAAATCTGGATGACAATTACAACATTTTGGTCAAAGATACAGAGATGTTACATGCAATAAAGAAGGATAAAGAGATGAAAGCTCAAAGAAACAGCCACAAAGACACTACCAATGCCTACAAACTGTGGACAAACAGGGTATCAGAGACCACAGAAGAAGTACAGAAACTAAAGCTTAAATATGAAGAAAAGACCCTGCCCTGGTGGCGGATTCAAAAGCGTTCTCATCTGAGTGAAGAAATGGAGAAGAAGAGCAATTGTATTCGTCAACTTATGAATGATGAATGTTTAAAAGATTTTCTTGTTGATAAACCACCAGAGCCTGTTTTAAAGGAGTTAAATGTTCCTCAGATAAGTGGATATCCAACCCTTCAAGGCGCCTTGAACAGTATTCTGGTTTTGCTGAAAAATAGTAAGATCAAGATCATTGGAGTGTGTGGAACAAAAGGGGTGGGGAAAACAACTATAATGCGGAATCTAAACAACAATGAAGAGGTAGCTAAATTGTTTGAAATTGTCATTTTTGTAAAAGTCACCTCTAATGATAGTAACCTTCAAGAAAAAATTGCTCATCGGTTGATGTTGGAGAAAGGGACCAACAAAGAAGATAGTGACTATGTTGCAAGAAGAATACACAGAGAGCTAGAGaacaaaaaatacttattaattTTGGATGAGGTTGAGGATGCCATCAATTTGGAGCTGTTGGGAATCCCAAGTGATAATAACAATGGCAGTAAGGTGGTGATTGTCACTCGATTCCCTCTTGTTTATAAGTTGAATAGGGTGCAGAGGGTCATCAAAGTCGCGGAGCTATCTCccgatgaagcatggaagatgTTTAGAGACACTGTCCATGCCTTCAATCCTAAGATCGATTCCCCTGACATTCAACCAACTGCAAAACTTGTATGCAAAAGATGCTCTCGTCTTCCACTTCTCATTTACAATATAGCAAACTCTTTTAAATTGAAAGAGTCTGCTTCTAGTTGGTGGGCAGGACTTGAAGATCTCAAACCATGGCCAGAACTTCAAAGCCAAGGTTTAGAAGAGTTGTACTCGTGTCTGAAGTTTTGTTACGATGAACTCAATGATAAAAGGAAGCAGAAATGCTTTCTATACACTTCACTGTATCCTGCAGAAAGCAAGGTTTACTCTGATTATTTAGTGGAGTGTTGGGCAGCACAAGGTTTGCTTGGtgatataaatgataaaagatCATATCAAAGTGCACGCAATTGTGGTGTTGATATATTAGAACATCTTGCTAATGTCTCTCTACTGGAGAAAGGAGAAGCAATGATATATGTTAACATGAACCATTGCATGAGACAACTTGCATTGCACATATCCTCTAAAGATCCTGAGTGTAGCTTTTATCTCCAAGACGGTGAAGAATCTGAAAATCTCTCAAATTCAAGAGCTTGGCAGCAGGCTAGGTGGGTCTCTATGAGACAAGTACATGATTTACGAAGAAGTCAAGATTGCAGCACGATTTTGACATTATTGTTGAGAAAAAATCCCGAGCTAACTGCACTACCAGAGAGTTTTTTTGAGAACATGAACAATCTACTTCTGCTAGACTTGTATAGTAGCATGATTACACAACTGCCATCATCTCTAGCAAAATTGACTTGTCTACGGGGTTTATTCTTGAACAGGTGTGAGCTATTGGAATCACTGTCGTCTGAAATAGGATTACTTCAATTTCTAGAGGTCCTTGACATACGAGATACTAAAGTAACTTTCATACCTCTACAAATTGGACTTTTGACCAAGCTAAGATGCCTGCGAATCCCATTCACTGCAAGTGAAGATAATGGAGTTCAAAATGTTCATGCTATTTCAAAGCTTCATAGGTTGGAAGAATTAACTATTCAAGTCATATCCTATGAAGAGTGGTGCAACCATGCTGAAAATGTGCTGCAACATGTGGCTTCTTTGGAAAATGTAACTCATCTCAGATGTTGTTTTCCCTCCTCAATCATTCTTGGAGAATTTCTTTCAAGAAGCAAATCATGGCATAAGAAGCAGAGTTCATTTATATTCACTGTAGGATGCCAGAACTCAAGGCGACCTCAAATACTTGAATcctttgaatataaaattactaattatgTGAGGTACTACAATGGTGGACAGAAGGATGACCCAGCAATTATTGAGGTACTACCAAAAACTGATGCATTTGAATTAGTCTGccataaagatataaaaaaattgtccaatTTTGCTGGCATAGCTTGTTTGGAACGCATTCGCGGGCTTTTGATTAAAAGATGCAACCAAGTTTTGACAATTGTGTCAGGCGAAACAAGTAACAATGCCATGAATGGAATCCAAGTGGAAACAACAGTCATCTTACCAAATTTGGAGCAACTTTATTTGGAAAATTTGCTCaatttaaaatgtgcttttagAGGCCCCCTGCACAGTGGAACATTTTCCAGATTACAAACTCTGTCTTTGAAAAATTGTCCAAGACTGAGTCAAATTTTCAGCAATGGAGCAATTCAACATTTTTCAGAACTTCAGAAGCTGAAACTTGAAGATTGttcaaaaattgaagaacttATCGGAGAAGACATTGAAAGAGAAAGGGATGTTCTTCCAAAACTGGAAATACTTCTGCTAGTTAACTTGCCTAACTTAAAAAGTATATGCGCAACTCATACATTGGCTTGGTCCTCTTTGGAGCTGTTAAGGATACATAATTGTCCTAAGTTTAAAACTTTACCACTGGACAGTGCCAATGCAGTCAACTTAAAGTCCATCAAAGGACCGCAAGAATGGTGGGCTAACTTGGATTGGACAAACAATGAAGAGGTTCATCAGCGATTGCAACCCATGTTTGTTGCTTCCAATGAGTACTTTTCTTAA